The Brumimicrobium sp. genomic interval ATCCAATAAGGTGATTTAAACGAAAAGTATCTGTCTTAAAGAAAAATAGTGCAAAGGCAGTAAATACAGTTAATGTAATAACTTCTTGAATTACTTTTAGTTGCCAGATATTAAAAGGGCCACCATTATCGGAGTAGCCAATACGATTCGCAGGAACCTGGAGAGAGTATTCAAATAAGGCTATTCCCCAACTAATAAGAATAATGCTTACTAATCCTAAATTATCAAACCATTTGATTTGTTTAAATTTTAAATGACCATACCAAGCAAAAGTCATAAACGCATTTGAGAGAATAAGCAAAAGAATAGTGAAAATAGCTCGTTTCATAAAGAATAATTTGATGCAAATTAAAGGAAATATGTTTATTCATCTTTATCAAAAAGGAAATCAATATTTCGTTTAAGTCCTTCGTATTTTGCTCGTTTTACTGCACTGTCTTTAAATATTTCTTTATAAATATCTTCCGTAATCTCTTTCCATTCAGCTTTGGTAAATTCCAATATTTTGGGGCGTGGAGTTAATAGCGATTCTTGATGAGGTGTGGCAAATTTATTCCAAGGGCAAACATCTTGGCAGATATCACACCCAAACATCCAATTCTCCATTTTTCCTTTAAATTCGGAAGGTAAAAGTTGATCCTTCAATTCGATAGTGAGGTAAGAAATACATTTCTTTGCTTCAATTTTGTATGGTGTAAGCGCTCCTGTTGGACAGGCGTCAATACATCGGGTACAAGTTCCACAATAATCTTTAATAGGACCATCATAGACAAGTGGCAAATCAATAATTAATTCACCGATAAAATGAAAAGATCCTTTTTGAGGAGTAATGAGTAAGGCATTTTTTCCAATCCAGCCTAAACCTGAGCGTTTTGCCCAAGCTTTATCTAAAACTGGAGCAGAATCTGTGAAAACTCTTCCTTCTACTTCACCAATTTCTTCTTGAATTGCTTTAAAAAGCTCCTTTAGTTTATCCTTAATCACAAAATGATAATCGATACCATAGGCATACTTGGCTAATTTAGGAGCTTCAGGGTCTTTTTGTCGTTCTTCTGGGTAATAATTAAAAAGTAAGGAAATCACTGATTTTGCCCCTGAAACTAATTTACGTGGATCTAATCGTTTGTCAAAATGATTTTCCATCCACTGCATCTTTCCATGCCATCCATTTTTCAGATAAGCTGCCAGATGAGGAGCTTCGTCTTCTAAATAGTCAGCTTTTGATATACCGCAATACATAAAGCCTAATTCTTGAGCTTTATTTTTTATAAAACGAGTATTCTCCTCAATAGTCATTAGAATTAGAATAAATTCCCTTGCGGATTGGAAGGAAAGATTCCCAAATGCTCAAATGATTTAGGAGTAGCTTTACGTCCACGTTGTGTACGAACTAAATATCCTTCTTGAATTAAGAATGGTTCATACACTTCCTCTAAGGTTCCTGCATTTTCACCTACTGCTGTGGCGAGAGTGGTTATACCTACAGGTCCCCCATTAAATTTTTCAATCAAGGTACGCAATAATCTATTATCCATCTCATCTAAACCGTTTTTATCGACATTCAGTGCAGATAAAGCGATATTAGTGATTTTCAAATCAATCTTGCCTGTACCTTTTATTTGTGCAAAATCACGAATCCTTCTTAGTAAGGCATTGGCGATACGAGGAGTTCCTCTACTTCTGCTGGCAATTTCATGCGCTGCTTCATATTCGATTGGAATATTTAGTAAGTTAGCAGAACGTTCTACGATTAAGGTAAGCGTCTTAGCGTCGTAATATTGCAGACGAGAATTAATACCGAATCTTGCTCGAAGAGGAGCGGTTAGTAAACCTGATCGCGTAGTGGCACCAACCAGCGTAAATGGGTTCAATGCAATTTGTACGGTGCGTGCATTAGGTCCTGAGTCGATGAGAATATCTATCGTAAAATCCTCCATGGCAGAATAAAGATATTCCTCTATTACAGGTGATAGACGATGTATCTCATCAATAAATAGTACATCTCCTTTTTCAAGATTAGTAAGTAATCCAGCTAAATCACCTGGTTTATCTAGAACTGGTCCGGAAGTTACTTTAAATCCAACATTTAACTCATTAGCTATGATATTAGCTAAAGTCGTTTTTCCGAGTCCTGGGGGGCCGTGTAATAAAACATGGTCGAGAGGTTCTTTTCGTTGTTTTGTAGCTTCTACAAAAATACGAAGATTATCTATAATGCTGGCCTGACCGGTAAAATCGTCAAAACTTTTAGGTCGTAAGACTTTATCCAAATCATTTTCTTGACTCTCGCGTTCATAATGATAATCGAAATCTTCCTCTTCCACTTTATAAAAATTGTGAATCAAAAATACAAAAAAGTATGATATGTAATTGTTTTAAGAACTCCTTCTAAAATTTAAAGATATCCAATCTTGTGGTATGATATTTAAATAAGACTAATTTATATATAAATATCTATATGTAACATACGAAATAACAGTTACTTATAGTTGAATTAGAATATTTCGTCGGAAACTTTCATAAAATTAAAGTCTATTCCAAAAAATACATTTAATTTTGTTTGCAATTAATGAGTTTTATGAGAAATATTCTAACACGCTTCTTTTCTGTATTTTGTGCTATAATTTTTTCATTGGGTATCCATGCTACCACCGCGACAGATTCTGTTGATTTGTTTCATAATGTTTACACGACTTCCTTTGAAGAGGGGTTGGATATTTATTGGAGTGTAGATTATCAAGCTTATGAAAAATTATTGGAAGACAATTATTCTATTGTTATCGCTTATAATACAAAAGCAAATGCATCCAGGAATTCCAATATAAAAGAATGGGGACGAGTTGATAATATACCTTTACAAGAAACTCATTTTACGTTAGAACATTTAAAGGGAGATGAGAAATATTATTTTAAGATTGGTGTCAGCAATGGTGAACAAGAATTTTGGTCGGATAGATATTTAAGTAAGACAAAGCGTGGTTGGGGTCTTTTCCGATTTATGGTGCTCATAGGTTCTTTGGGGATGTTCATTTATGGTATGAAAATCATGAGTGAAGGAATCCAGAAAGCTGCAGGGCGTACACTGCGTAATATCTTAGGTTCTTTGACTTCCAATACATTTAAAGGAGCACTCACTGGTTTTGGGGTAACTGCATTAATTCAATCCTCTTCCGTTACGACAGTAATGACGGTTTCTTTTGTAAATGCTGGAGTTCTAACCTTATTACAAGCTACTGGAATTATCATGGGATCCAATATTGGTACTACCCTTACTGGATGGATCATTAATATCTTTGGTTTTGAAGTTGATTTATCCGCTTATATTTTAGTTCTCTTAGCTATAGGCGTTCCGTTAATGTTTGTCAACAAATCGAAATTAAAA includes:
- a CDS encoding DMT family protein, with protein sequence MKRAIFTILLLILSNAFMTFAWYGHLKFKQIKWFDNLGLVSIILISWGIALFEYSLQVPANRIGYSDNGGPFNIWQLKVIQEVITLTVFTAFALFFFKTDTFRLNHLIGFVFLVLAVFFLFKK
- the queG gene encoding tRNA epoxyqueuosine(34) reductase QueG; its protein translation is MTIEENTRFIKNKAQELGFMYCGISKADYLEDEAPHLAAYLKNGWHGKMQWMENHFDKRLDPRKLVSGAKSVISLLFNYYPEERQKDPEAPKLAKYAYGIDYHFVIKDKLKELFKAIQEEIGEVEGRVFTDSAPVLDKAWAKRSGLGWIGKNALLITPQKGSFHFIGELIIDLPLVYDGPIKDYCGTCTRCIDACPTGALTPYKIEAKKCISYLTIELKDQLLPSEFKGKMENWMFGCDICQDVCPWNKFATPHQESLLTPRPKILEFTKAEWKEITEDIYKEIFKDSAVKRAKYEGLKRNIDFLFDKDE
- the ruvB gene encoding Holliday junction branch migration DNA helicase RuvB, with protein sequence MEEEDFDYHYERESQENDLDKVLRPKSFDDFTGQASIIDNLRIFVEATKQRKEPLDHVLLHGPPGLGKTTLANIIANELNVGFKVTSGPVLDKPGDLAGLLTNLEKGDVLFIDEIHRLSPVIEEYLYSAMEDFTIDILIDSGPNARTVQIALNPFTLVGATTRSGLLTAPLRARFGINSRLQYYDAKTLTLIVERSANLLNIPIEYEAAHEIASRSRGTPRIANALLRRIRDFAQIKGTGKIDLKITNIALSALNVDKNGLDEMDNRLLRTLIEKFNGGPVGITTLATAVGENAGTLEEVYEPFLIQEGYLVRTQRGRKATPKSFEHLGIFPSNPQGNLF